From one Pogoniulus pusillus isolate bPogPus1 chromosome 37, bPogPus1.pri, whole genome shotgun sequence genomic stretch:
- the GJA9 gene encoding gap junction alpha-9 protein, with amino-acid sequence MGDWNFLGGILEEVHIHSTIIGKIWLTILFIFRMLVLGVATEDVWNDEQSEFICNTEQPGCRNVCYDEAFPISLIRYWVLQVIFVSSPSLVYMGHALYRLRALEKERQKKKAQVRVELESTELEMTESRKRLERELRQLDQRKLNKAPLRGSLLCTYVIHIFTRSVVEVGFMIGQYLLYGFHLDPLYKCQRDPCPNTVDCFVSRPTEKTVFILFMQSIAAVSLLLNILEIIHLGVRKIKLGLCGQNKNKDDADNFYTHKSKKHSVIPHSCLGISTGSQKNLPSAVSGYTFLLEKQTDTAIYPVLTSPLLFQSMQNNHTEKSSNCTHHNRENKLPKKGAAPNALDNQPQNASTGLLGKLGNEAQGAQKKAEQKHFLVASQDASSTCLRGFAEMPSQTSLQPETTFPAASFRSQHRIGSSWHCSAVADNEGASTNSLVKNSRRQSGLSANKAQPPYNSDVKYSSRPDTPDSTGEVSSESKQSRNCDSPKPFSLSRRLSLSSNASSRRAPTDLQI; translated from the coding sequence ATGGGAGACTGGAATTTCCTCGGAGGCATTTTAGAGGAGGTTCACATTCATTCCACTATTATTGGAAAGATCTGGCTAACTATCCTCTTCATATTTCGAATGCTTGTCCTTGGAGTGGCAACTGAGGATGTCTGGAACGACGAGCAGTCAGAATTTATATGCAACACCGAACAACCTGGTTGCAGAAATGTATGCTACGATGAGGCCTTTCCCATCTCTCTCATAAGATACTGGGTCTTGCAAGTTATATTTGTGTCTTCCCCTTCCTTGGTGTATATGGGTCATGCCTTATACAGACTAAGGGCCTtggaaaaagaaaggcaaaaaaagaaagctcaGGTAAGAGTAGAACTGGAAAGCACTGAATTGGAAATGACTGAAAGTCGgaaaaggctggagagagaactCCGGCAGCTGGACCAAAGAAAGCTGAACAAAGCACCCCTGAgaggctctctgctctgcacttaCGTGATACATATTTTCACAAGATCAGTGGTGGAAGTTGGGTTTATGATAGGGCAATACCTTCTGTATGGCTTCCATCTAGACCCCCTTTATAAATGCCAGAGAGATCCGTGCCCGAACACAGTCGACTGCTTCGTATCCAGGCCAACAGAAAAGACAGTGTTCATTTTATTCATGCAGTCAATAGCAGCTGTGTCACTGCTGCTAAACATCCTGGAAATCATCCACCTAGGGGTTCGGAAAATTAAGCTAGGACTGTGTGGGCAAAATAAAAACAAGGATGATGCTGATAATTTCTACACCCACAAATCTAAGAAGCACTCTGTGATCCCACACTCTTGCCTGGGAATCTCCACCGGCTCGCAGAAAAACCTTCCGTCTGCAGTCAGCGGTTACACTTTCCTCCTGGAAAAGCAAACTGACACTGCCATCTACCCGGTTCTAACTTCTCCTCTCCTGTTTCAGTCCATGCAAAATAACCACACAGAAAAGAGCAGCAATTGCACCCATCACAATCGGGAAAATAAGCTGCCAAAGAAGGGGGCAGCTCCCAACGCTTTAGATAATCAGCCTCAAAACGCTAGCACAGGCTTGCTGGGCAAGCTGGGGAACGAAGCGCAAGGTGCACAGAAAAAAGCTGAGCAGAAACATTTCCTTGTCGCCTCTCAAGATGCTTCGAGCACCTGCTTGAGAGGCTTTGCTGAAATGCCATCTCAAACTTCACTGCAGCCTGAGACGActtttcctgctgccagcttcagAAGCCAACATAGAATCGGTTCGTCTTGGCACTGCTCGGCAGTGGCTGACAACGAAGGAGCCTCGACAAATTCTCTTGTGAAGAACAGCAGAAGACAAAGCGGTTTGAGTGCAAACAAAGCCCAACCTCCTTACAATAGTGATGTAAAATACTCTAGCCGACCAGATACTCCTGACTCTACAGGGGAGGTGAGCTCAGAATCTAAACAGAGTAGGAACTGTGATAGTCCTAAGCCTTTCTCCCTGTCTAGGCGACTGTCGCTGTCAAGCAATGCCAGCAGCAGGCGTGCGCCCACTGATCTGCAGATCTAG
- the RRAGC gene encoding ras-related GTP-binding protein C: MALQFGGAGAAGTAEEPALVGGSFGAADSFPKDFGYGEEEEEEAELEGGPGPGGPGGGAGGPGGGAGGADSKPRILLMGLRRSGKSSIQKVVFHKMSPNETLFLESTNKIYKDDISNSSFVNFQIWDFPGQMDFFDPTFDYEMIFRGTGALIYVIDAQDDYMEALTRLHITVSKAYKVNPEMNFEVFIHKVDGLSDDHKIETQRDIHQRANDDLTDAGLEKLHLSFYLTSIYDHSIFEAFSKVVQKLIPQLPTLENLLNIFISNSGIEKAFLFDVVSKIYIATDSSPVDMQSYELCCDMIDVVIDVSCIYGLKEDGTGSAYDKESMAIIKLNNTTVLYLKEVTKFLALVCILREESFERKGLIDYNFHCFRKAIHEVFEVGVASHRICNHQSSASNMKAVTHNGTPRNAV, from the exons ATGGCGCTGCAGTTCGGCGGGGCGGGCGCGGCGGGCACGGCCGAGGAGCCGGCGTTGGTGGGGGGTAGCTTCGGGGCTGCGGACTCGTTCCCCAAGGACTTCGGCtacggggaggaggaggaggaggaggcggagCTGGAGGGAGGCCCAGGGCCTGGAGGGCCTGGTGGCGGCGCGGGCGGGCCcggcggcggcgcgggcggGGCGGACTCCAAGCCGCGGATCCTGCTTATGGGGCTGCGGCGCAGCGGGAAGTCCTCTATCCAGAAG GTGGTGTTTCACAAAATGTCTCCCAATGAGACTCTCTTCTTGGAAAGTACCAACAAGATCTACAAGGATGATATTTCCAACAGCTCATTTGTGAATTTCCAAATCTGGGATTTTCCTGGGCAGATGGACTTTTTTGATCCAACATTTGATTatgagatgatcttcagaggaaCAGGTGCTCTAATATATGTCATTGATGCCCAG GATGACTACATGGAAGCTCTAACAAGACTCCACATTACAGTTTCTAAAGCCTACAAGGTCAACCCAGAAATGAACTTTGAAGTTTTTATTCATAAAGTTGATGGTTTATCAGATGACCATAAAATTGAAACTCAGAGGGATATTCATCAGAGGGCTAATGATGACCTTACAGATGCTGGGCTTGAAAAACTTCACCTTAG CTTTTATTTGACCAGTATCTATGACCATTCAATATTTGAAGCCTTCAGTAAAGTGGTACAGAAGCTCATTCCACAATTGCCAACGCTGGAAAATCTACTAAATATCTTTATATCA AATTCAGGCATTGAAAAAGCTTTTCTCTTCGACGTAGTCAGCAAAATCTACATTGCAACAGACAGTTCCCCTGTGGACATGCAGTCATATGAGCTGTGCTGTGACATGATTGATGTAGTGATAGATGTTTCCTGTATATATGG GTTAAAGGAAGATGGCACTGGCAGTGCTTATGATAAAGAGTCCATGGCAATAATCAAGCTCAATAACACAACAGTCCTGTACTTAAAGGAGGTTACAAAGTTTTTGGCATTAGTTTGCATTCTTAGGGAAGAGAGTTTTGAGCGCAAAG gTCTGATAGACTACAATTTTCATTGCTTCCGCAAAGCCATCCACGAAGTCTTTGAAGTAGGTGTTGCCTCTCACAGAATCTGCAACCATCAATCAAGCGCCTCAAATATGAAAGCAGTGACTCACAACGGCACGCCTAGGAACGCAGTCTAG
- the MYCBP gene encoding C-Myc-binding protein, with translation MAHYKAADSKREQFRRYLEKSGVLDTLTKVLVALYEEPEKPNSALDFLKHHLGASAPENPEIEALRLEVAEMKEKYDAVLEENKKLKAKLAQYEPPQDEKHGE, from the exons ATGGCGCATTACAAG GCCGCGGACTCCAAGCGGGAGCAGTTCCGCCGGTACCTGGAGAAGTCGGGGGTGCTGGACACGCTCACCAAGG TGTTGGTAGCCTTGTATGAAGAGCCAGAGAAACCAAATAGTGCACTGGA CTTTCTGAAGCATCACCTGGgagcttcagctcctgagaatCCAGAAATAGAGGCACTTCGCTTGGAAGTGGCAGAGATGAAAGAGAAATACGACGCTGTgttggaagaaaataaaaaactgAAAGCCAAG CTGGCTCAGTATGAACCACCTCAAGATGAGAAGCATGGTGAATAA